In Arvicola amphibius chromosome 1, mArvAmp1.2, whole genome shotgun sequence, one DNA window encodes the following:
- the Gatd1 gene encoding glutamine amidotransferase-like class 1 domain-containing protein 1 isoform X1: MASERPAQQACLFLVASGASEGVSAQSFFHCFTLASAAFNLQVATPGGKAMDFVDVTESNARWVQDFRLKAYASPAKLESIDGARYHALLIPSCPGALTDLASSGSLARILQHFRSESKPICAIGHGVAALCCATNEDRSWVFEGYSLTGPSVYELIRAPDFARLPLVVEDFVKDSGAGFSASEPDAVHVVLDRHLITGQNANSTVPAVQNLLFLCGSRMRLQVCANYARPPAISPLLQLCPWVKEKRPNPHRNSP, translated from the exons ATGGCGTCCGAGCGTCCTGCCCAGCAGGCCTGCCTGTTCCTGGTGGCCAGCGGCGCTTCTGAAG GTGTGTCAGCCCAGTCCTTCTTCCACTGCTTCACATTGGCCAGTGCTGCCTTCAACCTACAGGTGGCCACCCCTGGG GGAAAGGCCATGGACTTTGTGGATGTGACCGAGAGCAATGCACGCTGGGTACAAGACTTCCGTCTCAAAGCTTATGCCAGCCCCGCTAAGCTTGAGTCCATAGATG GTGCCCGGTACCATGCTCTTCTGATTCCCAGCTGTCCTGGCGCCCTGACTGACCTTGCCAGTAGTGGGTCCCTGGCTCGGATACTGCAGCACTTCCGCTCAGAGAGCA AACCCATCTGTGCCATTGGCCATGGTGTCGCTGCCCTGTGCTGTGCTACCAATGAAGACAGGTCCTGGGTGTTCGAAGGCTACAGCCTGACAGGG CCTTCTGTGTATGAGCTCATCAGGGCACCTGACTTTGCCCGCCTGCCGCTGGTTGTGGAGGACTTTGTGAAGGACTCTGGCGCTGGCTTCAGTG CCAGTGAGCCCGACGCTGTGCATGTGGTACTGGACCGCCACCTGATCACTGGTCAGAATGCAAACTCCACTGTTCCCGCTGTCCAGAACCTGCTCTTCCTCTGTGGCAGCCG AAtgagactacaggtgtgtgctaaCTATGCCAGGCCTCCTGCAATTTCACCTCTGCTCCAACTTTGCCCCTGGGTGAAGGAGAAAAGGCCCAACCCACACAGGAACTCACCATGA
- the Gatd1 gene encoding glutamine amidotransferase-like class 1 domain-containing protein 1 isoform X3: MASERPAQQACLFLVASGASEGVSAQSFFHCFTLASAAFNLQVATPGGKAMDFVDVTESNARWVQDFRLKAYASPAKLESIDGARYHALLIPSCPGALTDLASSGSLARILQHFRSESKPICAIGHGVAALCCATNEDRSWVFEGYSLTGPSVYELIRAPDFARLPLVVEDFVKDSGAGFSASEPDAVHVVLDRHLITGQNANSTVPAVQNLLFLCGSR, from the exons ATGGCGTCCGAGCGTCCTGCCCAGCAGGCCTGCCTGTTCCTGGTGGCCAGCGGCGCTTCTGAAG GTGTGTCAGCCCAGTCCTTCTTCCACTGCTTCACATTGGCCAGTGCTGCCTTCAACCTACAGGTGGCCACCCCTGGG GGAAAGGCCATGGACTTTGTGGATGTGACCGAGAGCAATGCACGCTGGGTACAAGACTTCCGTCTCAAAGCTTATGCCAGCCCCGCTAAGCTTGAGTCCATAGATG GTGCCCGGTACCATGCTCTTCTGATTCCCAGCTGTCCTGGCGCCCTGACTGACCTTGCCAGTAGTGGGTCCCTGGCTCGGATACTGCAGCACTTCCGCTCAGAGAGCA AACCCATCTGTGCCATTGGCCATGGTGTCGCTGCCCTGTGCTGTGCTACCAATGAAGACAGGTCCTGGGTGTTCGAAGGCTACAGCCTGACAGGG CCTTCTGTGTATGAGCTCATCAGGGCACCTGACTTTGCCCGCCTGCCGCTGGTTGTGGAGGACTTTGTGAAGGACTCTGGCGCTGGCTTCAGTG CCAGTGAGCCCGACGCTGTGCATGTGGTACTGGACCGCCACCTGATCACTGGTCAGAATGCAAACTCCACTGTTCCCGCTGTCCAGAACCTGCTCTTCCTCTGTGGCAGCCGGTGA
- the Gatd1 gene encoding glutamine amidotransferase-like class 1 domain-containing protein 1 isoform X2 — translation MASERPAQQACLFLVASGASEGVSAQSFFHCFTLASAAFNLQVATPGGKAMDFVDVTESNARWVQDFRLKAYASPAKLESIDGARYHALLIPSCPGALTDLASSGSLARILQHFRSESKPICAIGHGVAALCCATNEDRSWVFEGYSLTGPSVYELIRAPDFARLPLVVEDFVKDSGAGFSASEPDAVHVVLDRHLITGQNANSTVPAVQNLLFLCGSRK, via the exons ATGGCGTCCGAGCGTCCTGCCCAGCAGGCCTGCCTGTTCCTGGTGGCCAGCGGCGCTTCTGAAG GTGTGTCAGCCCAGTCCTTCTTCCACTGCTTCACATTGGCCAGTGCTGCCTTCAACCTACAGGTGGCCACCCCTGGG GGAAAGGCCATGGACTTTGTGGATGTGACCGAGAGCAATGCACGCTGGGTACAAGACTTCCGTCTCAAAGCTTATGCCAGCCCCGCTAAGCTTGAGTCCATAGATG GTGCCCGGTACCATGCTCTTCTGATTCCCAGCTGTCCTGGCGCCCTGACTGACCTTGCCAGTAGTGGGTCCCTGGCTCGGATACTGCAGCACTTCCGCTCAGAGAGCA AACCCATCTGTGCCATTGGCCATGGTGTCGCTGCCCTGTGCTGTGCTACCAATGAAGACAGGTCCTGGGTGTTCGAAGGCTACAGCCTGACAGGG CCTTCTGTGTATGAGCTCATCAGGGCACCTGACTTTGCCCGCCTGCCGCTGGTTGTGGAGGACTTTGTGAAGGACTCTGGCGCTGGCTTCAGTG CCAGTGAGCCCGACGCTGTGCATGTGGTACTGGACCGCCACCTGATCACTGGTCAGAATGCAAACTCCACTGTTCCCGCTGTCCAGAACCTGCTCTTCCTCTGTGGCAGCCG GAAGTAA
- the Gatd1 gene encoding glutamine amidotransferase-like class 1 domain-containing protein 1 isoform X4, with translation MDFVDVTESNARWVQDFRLKAYASPAKLESIDGARYHALLIPSCPGALTDLASSGSLARILQHFRSESKPICAIGHGVAALCCATNEDRSWVFEGYSLTGPSVYELIRAPDFARLPLVVEDFVKDSGAGFSASEPDAVHVVLDRHLITGQNANSTVPAVQNLLFLCGSRMRLQVCANYARPPAISPLLQLCPWVKEKRPNPHRNSP, from the exons ATGGACTTTGTGGATGTGACCGAGAGCAATGCACGCTGGGTACAAGACTTCCGTCTCAAAGCTTATGCCAGCCCCGCTAAGCTTGAGTCCATAGATG GTGCCCGGTACCATGCTCTTCTGATTCCCAGCTGTCCTGGCGCCCTGACTGACCTTGCCAGTAGTGGGTCCCTGGCTCGGATACTGCAGCACTTCCGCTCAGAGAGCA AACCCATCTGTGCCATTGGCCATGGTGTCGCTGCCCTGTGCTGTGCTACCAATGAAGACAGGTCCTGGGTGTTCGAAGGCTACAGCCTGACAGGG CCTTCTGTGTATGAGCTCATCAGGGCACCTGACTTTGCCCGCCTGCCGCTGGTTGTGGAGGACTTTGTGAAGGACTCTGGCGCTGGCTTCAGTG CCAGTGAGCCCGACGCTGTGCATGTGGTACTGGACCGCCACCTGATCACTGGTCAGAATGCAAACTCCACTGTTCCCGCTGTCCAGAACCTGCTCTTCCTCTGTGGCAGCCG AAtgagactacaggtgtgtgctaaCTATGCCAGGCCTCCTGCAATTTCACCTCTGCTCCAACTTTGCCCCTGGGTGAAGGAGAAAAGGCCCAACCCACACAGGAACTCACCATGA
- the Taldo1 gene encoding transaldolase has translation MSGSPVKRQRMESALDQLKQFTTVVADTGDFNAIDEYKPQDATTNPSLILAAAQMPAYLELVEEAIAYGKKLGGPQEEQIKNAIDKLFVLFGAEILKKIPGRVSTEVDARLSFDKDAMVARARRLIELYKEAGISKDRILIKLSSTWEGIQAGKELEEQHGIHCNMTLLFSFAQAVACAEAGVTLISPFVGRILDWHVANTDKKSYEPQEDPGVKSVTKIYNYYKKFGYKTIVMGASFRNTGEIKALAGCDFLTISPKLLGELLKDNTKLSPVLSVKAAQTSDLEKIHLDEKAFRWLHNEDQMAVEKLSDGIRKFAADAIKLERMLMERMFSAENGK, from the exons ATGTCGGGGTCCCCGGTAAAGCGCCAGAGGATGGAGTCCGCCCTGGACCAGCTCAAGCAGTTCACCACCGTGGTGGCCGACACGGGTGACTTCAATG CCATTGATGAGTACAAGCCCCAGGATGCCACCACCAACCCATCCCTGATCCTGGCTGCAGCACAGATGCCTGCCTACCTAGAGCTGGTGGAGGAAGCCATTGCCTACGGCAAGAAGCTGGGTGG gccaCAAGAGGAACAGATTAAAAATGCTATTGATAAACTTTTTGTGCTGTTTGGAGCAGAAATACTAAAGAAGATTCCAGGCCGTGTATCCACAGAAGTAGATGCAAG GCTTTCCTTTGATAAGGATGCAATGGTAGCCCGAGCCAGGCGCCTCATTGAGCTTTACAAAGAAGCTGGGATCAGCAAGGACAGAATTCTCATCAAGTTATCCTCAACCTGGGAGGGAATTCAGGCCGGAAA GGAGCTGGAGGAGCAGCATGGCATCCACTGCAACATGACGCTGCTTTTCTCCTTCGCCCAGGCCGTGGCCTGTGCTGAAGCGGGTGTGACGCTCATCTCCCCCTTTGTGGGGCGCATCCTTGACTGGCATGtggcaaacacagacaagaaatcCTATGAACCCCAGGAGGACCCTG GGGTAAAGAGTGTCACCAAAATCTATAACTACTACAAGAAGTTTGGCTACAAGACCATTGTCATGGGCGCCTCCTTCCGTAACACTGGTGAGATCAAAGCACTGGCAGGCTGTGATTTCCTCACCATCTCGCCCAAGCTCCTGGGGGAGCTGCTCAAGGATAACACCAAGCTGTCACCTGTGCTTTCCGTCAAAGCGG CCCAGACCAGTGACTTGGAGAAGATACATCTGGACGAGAAGGCCTTCCGTTGGCTTCACAATGAGGACCAAATGGCTGTGGAGAAGCTCTCCGACGGGATCCGAAAGTTTGCTGCTGATGCCATTAAGTTAGAGCGGATGCTCATG GAACGAATGTTCAGTGCCGAGAATGGAAAGTAG